Proteins co-encoded in one Halococcoides cellulosivorans genomic window:
- a CDS encoding Coenzyme F420 hydrogenase/dehydrogenase, beta subunit C-terminal domain encodes MTDRRPGVPDRGRDSSAGHDHDDGGCGCGSSCGCKSGGDEESSESEGASEEVRPDGGQAKSVGRPANVDSDGQLQDVEFTEPVEGTSQDVYETAPDQRVQRPGEEDLDLDTPGYEIRQQMSDIEEPEQKTWFMELDDAVIDADRCIQCGTCVAACPSDSIGVGDDNLPELVKMCTGCSLCWDFCPRGGLRYERQWKVTGGDDNVSGAGDPITEFSARVEEDWRAGSQDGGVVTAVLIHLLEAGEIDGALVATESDEDPWKAEAFLATTPEECIEAAGSVYNQTLALGNLDLDRWAHKIDGPIEDASLAVVGTPCEIEGIRAMQDFEWEYGSQETGVRAIDYTIALMCTKNFNYERLMGDALEEQRDVDLANVSKMDVLDGKMMVYDQDGELIVDEDVSNFHDAALKGCDECADFTGYCADLTVGSVGSSDAYSSVIVRTETGLDAWNAVKADLDYHDLEDRSAVGKLQSWDKKKAFDSLERAFDPDAPRFIEYSDHVENYGGEIRPHEAGH; translated from the coding sequence ATGACTGATCGTCGTCCCGGCGTTCCGGACCGCGGTCGCGATTCGAGCGCGGGCCACGATCACGACGACGGCGGGTGTGGCTGCGGGTCGAGCTGTGGCTGCAAGAGCGGTGGCGACGAGGAGTCCAGCGAGTCCGAAGGGGCGTCAGAGGAGGTCCGACCGGACGGCGGGCAAGCCAAATCGGTCGGCCGCCCCGCCAACGTCGATTCGGACGGGCAGCTCCAGGATGTCGAGTTCACCGAGCCAGTCGAGGGGACCAGTCAGGACGTCTACGAGACCGCACCCGACCAGCGCGTCCAGCGCCCGGGTGAAGAAGATCTGGATCTCGACACGCCGGGCTACGAGATCCGCCAGCAGATGTCCGACATCGAGGAGCCAGAACAGAAGACCTGGTTCATGGAACTCGACGATGCCGTCATCGACGCCGATCGGTGTATCCAGTGTGGGACCTGCGTGGCGGCCTGTCCCTCGGATTCGATCGGCGTCGGCGACGACAACCTGCCCGAACTGGTGAAGATGTGTACGGGCTGTTCGCTGTGCTGGGACTTCTGTCCCCGTGGTGGCCTGCGCTACGAGCGCCAGTGGAAGGTCACCGGTGGCGACGACAACGTCTCGGGCGCGGGCGACCCGATCACAGAGTTCTCCGCGCGCGTCGAGGAGGACTGGCGCGCAGGCTCACAGGACGGCGGTGTCGTCACCGCGGTACTGATCCACCTGCTCGAAGCGGGCGAGATCGACGGCGCACTCGTCGCGACCGAAAGCGACGAGGACCCCTGGAAGGCCGAGGCCTTTCTCGCGACCACGCCCGAAGAGTGCATCGAGGCCGCGGGGTCGGTGTACAACCAGACGCTCGCGCTCGGCAATCTGGATCTCGACCGGTGGGCCCACAAGATCGACGGGCCCATCGAAGACGCCTCGCTCGCGGTCGTCGGGACGCCCTGTGAGATCGAGGGCATCCGCGCGATGCAGGACTTCGAGTGGGAGTACGGCTCTCAGGAGACGGGCGTACGCGCGATCGACTACACGATCGCGCTGATGTGTACGAAGAACTTCAACTACGAACGCCTGATGGGCGACGCGCTCGAAGAGCAGCGCGACGTCGACCTGGCGAACGTCTCGAAGATGGACGTCCTCGACGGGAAGATGATGGTCTACGATCAGGACGGAGAGCTGATCGTCGACGAAGACGTCTCGAATTTCCACGACGCCGCGCTCAAGGGCTGTGACGAGTGTGCCGATTTCACGGGCTACTGTGCGGATCTGACGGTCGGGTCGGTCGGGTCGAGCGACGCGTATTCGAGCGTGATCGTCCGGACCGAGACGGGCCTCGACGCCTGGAACGCCGTGAAAGCGGATCTGGACTATCACGACCTCGAAGACCGGTCGGCAGTCGGCAAGCTCCAGAGCTGGGACAAAAAGAAGGCGTTCGACAGCCTGGAGCGGGCGTTCGATCCGGATGCGCCGCGCTTTATCGAGTATTCGGATCACGTCGAGAACTACGGCGGCGAGATTCGGCCCCACGAGGCGGGGCACTGA
- a CDS encoding DUF4349 domain-containing protein — translation MVSIGSRRITVGVVLVVLIVLAGCTGTDPIGPSGNQDVYADAEADFDGENLQVDSGGVGSYYDGDGDRVVVRTAEMAVRVEEFEPAFQELRTIADDHGGYLGDRSQSSEGEWDRGTITVRVPAAEFSAARDAITDLGRVESEQVDAKDFSAEYDRRADRIERLREDEQRFEALLANASNASEATRLRSELREIRDELDRVTADQAQLERREAFSTITVTMTEPTDRKPPATYTSEWGFSDAFFAALFVGTLAIKAVIVFFGVIIPVGIAAIMLGVFGILCWRLWRVVSSGLRGLLGEGRDDSDDSRESAVADADG, via the coding sequence ATGGTTTCGATCGGATCGCGACGTATCACGGTCGGGGTCGTGCTCGTGGTGTTGATCGTCCTTGCGGGCTGTACGGGCACCGATCCCATCGGGCCTTCCGGGAACCAAGACGTCTACGCCGATGCCGAGGCCGACTTCGACGGAGAGAACCTGCAGGTCGATTCCGGCGGCGTCGGGAGCTACTACGACGGCGACGGTGATCGGGTCGTGGTGCGGACCGCCGAGATGGCGGTGCGTGTCGAGGAGTTCGAACCGGCGTTCCAGGAACTGCGGACGATTGCCGACGACCACGGCGGCTATCTGGGCGATCGATCACAGTCGAGCGAGGGCGAGTGGGATCGCGGGACCATTACGGTCCGCGTGCCCGCTGCCGAATTTTCCGCCGCACGCGACGCCATCACCGATCTGGGCCGCGTCGAGAGCGAACAGGTCGACGCCAAAGACTTCTCTGCGGAGTACGACCGCCGCGCCGACCGCATCGAGCGGCTTCGCGAGGACGAACAGCGCTTCGAGGCGCTGCTCGCGAACGCCTCGAACGCCAGCGAGGCGACTCGACTCCGGAGCGAACTCCGGGAGATCCGCGACGAACTCGATCGGGTGACCGCCGACCAGGCGCAGTTGGAGCGACGAGAGGCGTTCAGTACGATCACGGTCACGATGACCGAACCGACCGATCGGAAGCCACCCGCGACGTACACCTCCGAGTGGGGCTTTTCTGACGCCTTTTTCGCGGCGTTGTTCGTCGGGACGCTCGCGATCAAGGCCGTCATCGTCTTCTTCGGCGTGATCATCCCGGTCGGCATCGCCGCGATCATGCTCGGCGTGTTCGGAATCCTGTGCTGGCGGCTGTGGCGCGTCGTGTCGAGTGGTCTCCGGGGGCTGCTCGGTGAGGGACGCGACGATTCCGACGACTCCAGGGAGTCGGCCGTCGCTGACGCCGACGGCTAA
- a CDS encoding DNA-directed DNA polymerase II small subunit, with the protein MPLETPARIASALAERGFNADRTAITLLADATDPEAAILRAVETVPSGTTKITTDHVERVLDSSQTATESDGRPRPGDPPSSGSTGATESDPSVSTASGENSTGQGASTARPGATPTSPSTQSESSVEITGDITGDSTGSGEYADFLSVFRDRYERLSKQLRGRVTHRPTDALDAMPGGSDGALVGMVAEIDSTRGGHWRIELEDTNGTYPILVLKDRDIASAVEELLTDEVIAVEGTISDDGEIMFADAIHFPDVPRTFSPSTADREVSAALVSDLHVGSQEFAAKAWERFADWLHTDEADHVEYLLIGGDAVEGIGVYPDQDEELSIVDVYDQYERFAELLKRVPGDIEVVLIPGNHDAVRLAEPQPAFRDELLDIFDATDPRIVGNPARVTVEGVSILMYHGVSLDEIIAELPDERANYDEPQKAMAQLLRKRHLAPQFGGHTRIAPEERDYMVIDEVPDVFHTGHVHKLGYGSYHGVLTINSACWQHQTSFQESVNIDPEVGYAPIVRLDRLDATDVGEYLTIRTFSD; encoded by the coding sequence GTGCCACTCGAAACCCCCGCTCGAATCGCGAGTGCGCTCGCAGAGCGGGGGTTCAACGCCGACCGAACGGCGATCACGTTGCTCGCGGACGCGACCGATCCCGAAGCAGCGATTCTCCGTGCAGTCGAAACCGTGCCGTCGGGGACGACGAAGATCACGACCGATCACGTCGAGCGTGTGCTCGATTCATCACAGACGGCGACGGAATCGGACGGTCGACCCCGACCGGGAGATCCCCCCTCGTCTGGGTCGACTGGGGCCACCGAATCTGACCCCTCTGTTTCGACTGCGTCGGGTGAGAACTCGACGGGTCAGGGGGCGTCGACGGCCCGACCCGGAGCCACGCCCACATCGCCGTCGACTCAGTCCGAGTCGTCGGTCGAGATCACGGGCGACATCACCGGCGATTCCACCGGATCGGGGGAGTACGCGGACTTCCTGTCGGTGTTTCGCGACCGATACGAACGCCTCTCGAAGCAGTTGCGCGGGCGCGTGACCCATCGCCCGACCGACGCACTCGACGCGATGCCCGGGGGGAGTGACGGCGCACTCGTGGGGATGGTCGCCGAGATCGATTCGACGCGTGGGGGCCACTGGCGGATCGAACTCGAAGACACGAACGGAACGTATCCGATCCTCGTCCTCAAGGACCGCGACATCGCGAGTGCCGTCGAGGAACTGCTCACCGACGAGGTGATCGCCGTCGAGGGGACGATCAGCGACGACGGCGAGATCATGTTCGCCGATGCGATCCACTTCCCGGACGTGCCCCGAACCTTCTCGCCGTCGACCGCCGATCGCGAGGTCAGCGCCGCCCTCGTGAGCGACCTCCACGTCGGCAGCCAGGAGTTCGCCGCCAAGGCCTGGGAGCGATTCGCGGACTGGTTGCACACGGACGAGGCCGATCACGTCGAGTATCTGTTGATCGGTGGCGATGCCGTCGAGGGGATCGGCGTCTATCCCGATCAGGACGAGGAACTCTCGATCGTCGACGTCTACGACCAGTACGAACGGTTTGCCGAACTGTTGAAACGTGTTCCAGGAGACATCGAGGTGGTGCTCATCCCCGGGAACCACGACGCCGTCCGCCTGGCCGAACCCCAACCAGCGTTTCGTGATGAACTGCTCGACATTTTCGACGCGACCGACCCGCGGATCGTGGGCAACCCCGCGCGCGTCACTGTCGAGGGCGTCTCGATTCTGATGTACCACGGCGTCAGCCTCGACGAGATCATCGCGGAACTCCCCGACGAGCGCGCGAACTACGACGAACCCCAGAAAGCGATGGCCCAACTCCTGCGCAAGCGACATCTCGCGCCGCAGTTCGGCGGCCACACCCGGATCGCGCCCGAGGAACGCGACTACATGGTGATCGACGAGGTCCCCGACGTCTTTCATACGGGCCACGTCCACAAACTCGGGTACGGCTCCTATCACGGCGTGTTGACGATCAACTCGGCGTGCTGGCAACACCAGACCTCCTTCCAGGAGTCGGTCAACATCGACCCCGAGGTGGGGTACGCCCCGATCGTCCGCCTCGACCGTCTCGACGCGACCGATGTCGGTGAGTATCTGACGATTCGGACGTTTTCGGATTAG